In Devosia sp. 1566, a single genomic region encodes these proteins:
- the edd gene encoding phosphogluconate dehydratase: MPVQQAIQDVTDRIAARSRDSRAQYLRRLDAQREAGVYRSSLSCGNLAHGFAACSPAEKAALAGTKTLNLGIVTSYNDMLSAHQPYQFYPEIIKQAAAAIGATAQVAGGVPAMCDGVTQGQPGMDLSLFSRDVIAMATAIALSHNMFDAAVYLGICDKIVPGLLIGALTFGHLPAVFIPAGPMPSGLPNDEKSRVRQLYMEGKVGRAELLEAEAKSYHSPGTCTFYGTANSNQMLMEIMGLHLPGASFVNPGTPLRDALTREATVRALSLTAQGNNWTPVGHVIDEKAIVNGLVGLHATGGSTNHTMHLIAIAAAAGLHVTWDDMSDLSDATPLLARVYPNGVADVNHFHAAGGMGFLIQELLASGHLHEDVKTVWGEGLSNYTVEAKLIEDKLSFEPAPKQSHLPKVLTGTAAPFQQTGGLKLLTGNLGRSVIKVSAVKPEHRVVEAPARVFNGQEEMQAAFKAGELNGDMIAVVRFSGPRAIGMPELHKLTPALGVLQDRGFKVALLTDGRMSGASGKVPAAIHMSPEAVDGGPISKLRDGDMIRLDANAGTLQFMGDEAELHARPAATEDLSNQQWGMGRELFAGMRSLVGVADRGASVFS; this comes from the coding sequence ATGCCTGTTCAGCAAGCCATCCAGGATGTCACCGACCGCATAGCGGCGCGCAGCCGCGACAGTCGCGCCCAATATCTACGCCGTCTCGATGCTCAGCGGGAAGCCGGGGTTTATCGCTCGAGCTTGTCCTGCGGCAATCTCGCCCACGGCTTTGCCGCCTGCTCGCCTGCCGAAAAGGCGGCGCTGGCCGGCACCAAAACGCTCAATCTGGGCATTGTCACCTCGTATAATGACATGCTCTCGGCGCACCAGCCCTACCAGTTCTACCCCGAAATCATCAAGCAAGCGGCTGCTGCGATCGGTGCCACCGCCCAGGTGGCGGGCGGCGTCCCCGCGATGTGCGATGGCGTGACGCAAGGCCAGCCCGGCATGGATCTGAGCCTGTTTTCACGCGATGTGATTGCGATGGCGACGGCTATTGCGCTGTCGCACAACATGTTCGATGCGGCCGTGTATCTCGGCATTTGCGATAAGATCGTCCCCGGCCTCCTCATCGGAGCGCTCACCTTCGGGCACCTTCCCGCCGTGTTCATTCCGGCAGGGCCCATGCCCTCGGGCTTGCCCAATGACGAAAAAAGCCGCGTGCGCCAGCTTTACATGGAAGGCAAGGTGGGACGCGCCGAACTGCTGGAAGCGGAGGCCAAGTCCTACCACTCGCCGGGAACCTGCACCTTTTACGGCACCGCGAACTCCAATCAGATGCTGATGGAAATCATGGGCCTGCACCTGCCCGGCGCCAGCTTCGTCAACCCCGGCACGCCCTTGCGCGATGCGCTGACCCGGGAAGCTACCGTGCGAGCACTGTCCTTGACTGCCCAGGGCAACAACTGGACCCCGGTGGGGCACGTGATCGACGAAAAGGCCATCGTCAACGGGCTCGTTGGCCTGCATGCGACGGGCGGCTCCACCAACCATACCATGCACCTGATCGCCATTGCGGCCGCCGCGGGGCTGCACGTGACCTGGGACGACATGTCCGATCTCTCCGACGCCACCCCGCTGCTGGCGCGCGTTTATCCCAATGGCGTTGCCGACGTGAACCACTTTCATGCGGCAGGTGGCATGGGCTTTCTGATCCAGGAATTGCTGGCATCGGGTCATCTGCATGAAGATGTGAAGACCGTCTGGGGCGAGGGCCTCTCTAATTACACGGTTGAAGCCAAGTTAATCGAGGACAAGCTCAGCTTTGAGCCGGCTCCCAAGCAATCGCACCTGCCCAAGGTGCTGACCGGCACGGCCGCACCCTTCCAGCAGACTGGCGGCCTCAAGCTCCTGACCGGCAATCTCGGGCGCTCGGTGATCAAGGTCTCCGCAGTCAAGCCCGAGCACCGGGTGGTCGAGGCTCCGGCACGGGTGTTCAACGGCCAGGAAGAAATGCAGGCGGCGTTCAAGGCGGGCGAGTTGAACGGCGACATGATCGCGGTTGTCCGCTTCTCGGGTCCGCGGGCCATCGGCATGCCCGAACTGCACAAGCTCACTCCTGCCCTCGGCGTGTTGCAGGATCGCGGCTTCAAGGTCGCGCTGTTGACAGACGGGCGAATGTCGGGCGCTTCGGGCAAGGTGCCGGCGGCCATTCATATGAGCCCGGAGGCGGTCGATGGCGGCCCTATCAGCAAGCTGCGCGACGGCGACATGATCCGGCTCGATGCCAATGCGGGAACCTTGCAGTTCATGGGCGATGAGGCCGAACTCCATGCCCGCCCGGCCGCCACCGAAGACTTGAGCAACCAGCAATGGGGTATGGGCCGCGAACTGTTCGCCGGCATGCGCAGCCTTGTGGGCGTAGCCGACCGGGGTGCCAGCGTATTCAGCTGA
- a CDS encoding erythromycin esterase family protein: protein MSVVDERPEAAAGIVRQIQQAIQILPDPAEVIEFGRCFDAFGDAKVVLLGEASHGSSEFYAARAAITRHLIVNHGFSIVAVEADWPDANRIDHHVRQRPGPGYDETAFARFPTWMWRNEDVANFVGWLHTHNSALPFNRRVEFRGLDVYSLRGSISAVLGYLDRVDPAEARKARRRYGCLTPWQAEPEWYGRSVIIGEIDPCEEKVVQQLTELMGHQFSYAGEDSADFFDATQNARVVLAAEQYYRVMYQGSNESWNLRDRHMFETLEAVLEHRGPDAKAIVWAHNSHVGRAAATEMGWQGQLNIGDHAKSAWGERAVAIGFGTDRGTVAAADDWDEPMRIKTVRPARPDSHERIFRDAGVERGLVDWRSDAQLRSALAEPRLERAIGVIYRPETERQSHYFNAVLPEQFDAFVWFNETKAVTPLPTVRPRGVPETYPFGV, encoded by the coding sequence ATGAGCGTTGTTGATGAGAGGCCGGAAGCAGCCGCCGGGATCGTCCGCCAGATACAACAGGCCATCCAGATCCTACCCGATCCAGCCGAAGTGATCGAGTTCGGGCGCTGCTTCGATGCGTTCGGCGACGCCAAAGTCGTCCTCCTGGGTGAAGCGAGCCATGGCAGCTCGGAATTTTACGCTGCGCGCGCGGCCATCACCCGCCACCTGATCGTCAACCATGGCTTTTCCATCGTCGCGGTGGAGGCGGACTGGCCCGACGCGAACCGGATTGATCACCATGTCCGCCAGCGGCCAGGCCCTGGCTATGATGAAACCGCCTTTGCCCGCTTTCCCACCTGGATGTGGCGCAACGAGGATGTGGCCAACTTTGTGGGCTGGCTGCATACCCATAATTCAGCACTGCCATTCAACCGGCGCGTCGAGTTCCGCGGGCTTGACGTTTATTCCCTGCGTGGATCGATCAGTGCAGTGCTGGGCTATCTCGACCGTGTGGATCCGGCGGAAGCCCGAAAGGCACGACGGCGGTATGGTTGCCTGACGCCCTGGCAAGCCGAGCCCGAATGGTATGGCCGCTCCGTCATCATTGGCGAGATCGACCCGTGCGAAGAAAAGGTAGTGCAGCAACTCACCGAGCTAATGGGTCACCAATTCAGCTACGCAGGTGAGGACAGCGCCGATTTCTTCGATGCGACCCAAAATGCCCGAGTGGTGCTCGCCGCCGAGCAATATTACCGCGTCATGTATCAGGGCTCCAACGAATCCTGGAATTTGCGCGACCGGCATATGTTCGAGACGCTCGAGGCAGTGCTGGAGCATCGGGGTCCCGACGCCAAGGCGATTGTTTGGGCGCACAACTCGCATGTGGGCCGGGCGGCGGCGACGGAAATGGGCTGGCAGGGGCAGCTTAATATCGGCGATCATGCCAAATCGGCGTGGGGCGAGCGTGCAGTTGCAATTGGCTTTGGCACCGATCGCGGAACGGTGGCTGCGGCCGATGATTGGGACGAGCCGATGCGGATCAAGACGGTCCGTCCAGCCCGCCCCGATTCACATGAGCGGATATTCCGCGACGCCGGGGTCGAGCGCGGTCTGGTCGATTGGCGCAGCGACGCTCAGCTGCGGTCGGCGTTGGCAGAACCCCGGCTGGAGCGAGCGATCGGGGTGATCTACCGCCCCGAAACGGAGCGGCAGAGCCATTACTTCAATGCCGTGCTGCCAGAGCAATTCGACGCTTTTGTCTGGTTCAATGAGACAAAGGCAGTCACGCCGCTCCCAACCGTGCGGCCCCGTGGGGTCCCCGAAACCTACCCGTTCGGGGTCTAG
- the mutL gene encoding DNA mismatch repair endonuclease MutL — MPIRQLPENLVNRIAAGEVVERPASVVKELVENAIDAGASRITITTAGGGKSLIRIEDDGCGMDGDDLVLSVERHATSKLSADDLDEIRTLGFRGEALASIGSVAELSIASRPAGAQSGLRLSVRDGVRHGPIPHPLNRGTVVEVKDLFRNVPARLKFLKSDRAEAGAITEVVKRLAMANPGVHFVLGGTDRSPANWPAVHGSGALEGRLAQIMGDDFARNAVALATQRHGVVVAGLAGLPTFTRANSLSQFYFVNGRSVRDKVLIGAIRAAYADYTFRDRFPVVALYLAIDPGEVDVNVHPAKAELRFRDAGAVRSAVIRAVGEALTAAGWKASSSVADDVLGAFSNPILASAPELAETPGLGYSAPPYAAAPSLSSRQLVDTPRSLPRSLAGLAEPSARVETVPEARDQGDYPLGTARAQMFDNFIIAQNGDGLLLVDQHAAHERLVYERFKQQMVAGPIQSQAHLIPVVVELPEEDCTRLEEAAPELERFGLYLERFGPRAVAVRETPALLGQTDVAGLVQDIADGLAEWETSSALADRMEAIIARMACHGSVRSGRRLRVEEMNALLRDMERTPHSGQCIHGRPTYVELKQRDIERLFGRTR; from the coding sequence ATGCCGATCCGGCAACTGCCCGAAAATCTCGTCAACCGCATCGCGGCGGGCGAAGTGGTGGAACGGCCCGCGAGCGTGGTCAAGGAGCTGGTGGAGAACGCTATCGATGCCGGAGCGAGCCGCATCACAATCACCACAGCCGGCGGCGGCAAAAGCCTGATCCGCATCGAGGATGACGGCTGCGGCATGGACGGCGACGATCTCGTGCTGTCGGTGGAACGGCACGCTACTTCCAAGCTTTCGGCTGACGATCTCGACGAGATCCGCACGCTGGGGTTTCGTGGGGAAGCCTTGGCTTCGATCGGCTCGGTCGCCGAACTTTCTATCGCCTCGCGTCCGGCGGGAGCGCAAAGCGGGTTGCGTCTGTCCGTCAGGGATGGCGTGCGACACGGTCCGATCCCGCACCCGCTCAACCGCGGCACCGTGGTTGAGGTCAAGGACCTCTTCCGCAATGTGCCGGCGCGGCTCAAATTCCTCAAGTCGGACCGGGCAGAAGCCGGGGCGATCACCGAAGTGGTCAAGCGGCTCGCGATGGCCAATCCCGGCGTGCATTTCGTGCTGGGTGGAACAGATCGTTCACCCGCCAATTGGCCCGCGGTGCATGGGTCGGGTGCGCTCGAAGGTCGGCTCGCTCAGATCATGGGTGATGATTTCGCCCGCAACGCCGTGGCCCTTGCCACGCAACGCCATGGCGTCGTGGTTGCGGGGCTGGCCGGTTTGCCGACCTTTACCCGCGCCAATTCGCTGTCCCAGTTCTATTTCGTCAATGGCCGCTCGGTACGCGACAAGGTGCTGATCGGCGCCATCCGGGCCGCCTATGCGGATTACACCTTCCGCGACCGCTTTCCGGTGGTGGCGCTGTATCTGGCGATCGATCCGGGCGAAGTGGATGTCAATGTTCATCCCGCCAAGGCTGAGTTACGGTTCCGCGATGCGGGAGCGGTGCGCAGTGCGGTGATCCGCGCGGTGGGTGAAGCGCTGACGGCAGCGGGCTGGAAGGCTTCGTCCAGTGTTGCCGATGACGTGCTTGGTGCCTTTTCAAACCCAATCCTCGCATCGGCCCCTGAGTTGGCAGAAACCCCGGGGCTTGGCTATTCCGCCCCGCCCTATGCAGCCGCACCATCCTTAAGTAGCAGGCAGCTTGTGGACACCCCGAGGTCGCTGCCCCGGAGCCTCGCCGGCCTTGCCGAGCCCAGCGCCAGGGTGGAAACCGTGCCAGAGGCCAGGGATCAAGGCGATTATCCGCTGGGTACCGCCCGGGCACAGATGTTTGACAATTTCATCATCGCCCAGAACGGCGATGGCCTGCTGCTGGTAGATCAGCATGCCGCTCATGAGCGGCTTGTCTACGAACGTTTTAAGCAGCAAATGGTGGCGGGCCCGATACAAAGCCAGGCCCACCTGATCCCGGTGGTGGTGGAACTGCCCGAGGAGGATTGCACCCGGCTCGAGGAAGCGGCCCCCGAACTGGAGCGGTTCGGGCTCTATCTTGAGCGCTTCGGCCCGCGAGCGGTGGCGGTGCGGGAGACCCCTGCCTTGTTAGGCCAAACGGACGTCGCAGGACTGGTACAGGACATTGCCGATGGCTTGGCGGAGTGGGAAACCAGCTCGGCCTTGGCTGATCGGATGGAAGCGATCATCGCGCGCATGGCGTGTCACGGCTCGGTTCGCTCAGGCCGGCGGTTGCGGGTGGAGGAAATGAACGCGCTGCTGCGCGACATGGAACGTACGCCCCATTCCGGCCAGTGCATCCATGGCCGCCCAACCTATGTGGAGCTCAAGCAGCGCGACATCGAGCGCCTGTTCGGCCGCACCCGCTAA
- a CDS encoding nucleoside deaminase, translated as MSQAAMDLALELAEEAAADGEAPVGAVVVEGVQILAAERNQMRALNDPTAHAEMLAIRAALARRGTGRLDGCDLYVTLEPCAMCAGAIAHTRLRRVYFGAEDPKAGAVENGIRLFAQPSCHHRPEVIAGLGAARSEFLLKRFFAKLR; from the coding sequence ATGTCCCAAGCCGCTATGGACCTGGCCCTGGAGCTGGCCGAAGAAGCCGCCGCCGATGGCGAGGCTCCCGTTGGGGCGGTTGTCGTGGAAGGGGTGCAGATCCTGGCGGCCGAGCGCAACCAGATGCGCGCGCTCAACGATCCTACAGCGCATGCCGAAATGCTGGCCATCCGCGCGGCGCTCGCCCGCCGAGGCACCGGTCGGCTGGATGGCTGCGATCTTTATGTGACGCTAGAGCCCTGCGCCATGTGCGCCGGCGCCATCGCCCATACGCGACTGCGTCGAGTTTATTTCGGTGCTGAGGACCCGAAGGCGGGTGCGGTGGAGAACGGCATTCGCCTCTTCGCCCAACCGAGTTGCCACCATCGCCCGGAAGTCATCGCGGGCTTAGGAGCTGCCCGGTCTGAATTCTTGCTCAAGCGCTTTTTCGCCAAGCTGCGCTAG
- a CDS encoding patatin-like phospholipase family protein, which yields MSTSAGPKIGVALGGGSARGLTHIPYIEAMDELGLRPSVIAGTSIGALIGAGWAAGMTGKELREHSTEVLGTMRIIAGKLWATHIRLGGILRNGIPTQLDATSIVDAFTPLGFPETFKELSVPLYVVATDYQSWHQVVFNTGLLRPAIAGSIAIPTFFKPVSYANHVLVDGGVVNPLPLDQADIGTDFLIGIDVNGDPSLGLNKTDHKPIDMWFGSAQIMMHSLTAHMMAAYPPDIYIRPHVSSFGMLEFWRVREIFAHVDADKDRFKRMLSQRMEDYMQGRIPVIDSSPDVVR from the coding sequence GTGAGCACATCTGCCGGACCCAAGATCGGGGTAGCACTGGGTGGCGGATCGGCCCGCGGGCTCACCCATATTCCTTACATCGAGGCCATGGATGAGCTTGGCTTGCGGCCTTCGGTTATCGCCGGAACCTCGATCGGTGCCTTGATCGGCGCTGGCTGGGCTGCCGGTATGACGGGCAAGGAGTTGCGCGAGCACTCGACTGAAGTGCTGGGCACGATGCGGATCATAGCCGGCAAGCTTTGGGCGACCCATATCCGGCTTGGGGGCATTCTCAGAAACGGTATTCCGACCCAGCTCGATGCCACCAGCATCGTTGATGCCTTCACCCCCCTCGGGTTCCCGGAAACGTTTAAAGAGCTATCGGTGCCGCTTTATGTGGTGGCAACCGATTACCAGTCCTGGCATCAGGTCGTGTTCAACACCGGCCTGTTGCGGCCAGCCATTGCCGGCTCCATTGCCATTCCAACCTTTTTCAAGCCGGTGAGCTATGCCAATCACGTCCTGGTCGATGGGGGCGTCGTTAACCCGCTGCCGCTCGACCAAGCCGATATCGGCACCGACTTCTTGATCGGGATTGATGTAAATGGCGACCCTTCGCTGGGGCTCAACAAGACCGACCACAAGCCGATCGATATGTGGTTCGGCTCGGCCCAGATCATGATGCACTCGCTGACCGCGCATATGATGGCGGCTTATCCACCCGACATCTATATCCGCCCCCATGTCTCGTCCTTCGGCATGCTTGAGTTCTGGCGGGTGCGCGAAATCTTCGCCCATGTGGATGCAGACAAAGACCGGTTCAAGCGGATGCTGTCGCAGCGCATGGAAGATTATATGCAAGGCCGGATACCGGTGATCGACAGCTCGCCGGACGTGGTGCGCTAG
- the purD gene encoding phosphoribosylamine--glycine ligase, with translation MRVLVIGSGGREHALAWKLAQSPRLTQLFVAPGNGGTSEIAENVAIDITDHQAVIDFCKLMAIDFVVVGPDAQVVAGLGDDLRRAGVACFCPSKAAGQLEGSKSFTKALCDEMGIPTAAYRRFESQGPALDYLATQTAPIVVKADGLAAGKGVTVAETLEDARAAVVDCFSGTFGAAGASVVIEEFMTGEEVSLFVLCDGQTILPLTTAQDHKRAFDGDTGPNTGGMGAYSPADILTPELEARVLREIIEPTVRGLAARGTPYQGVLYAGLMLTDEGPKLVEYNARFGDPETQVLMLRLQSDLLELLYATAIGHLAGHEVRWSPETAMTVILASQGYPGSYTTGSEIKGLDGLNHDGVQIFHAGTRREGRRLLAAGGRVLNVSALGADIAEAQRRVYRCVDQIDWPEGFCRRDIGWRAIERNRA, from the coding sequence ATGCGGGTTCTGGTGATTGGTTCGGGCGGACGTGAACATGCGCTCGCCTGGAAACTGGCGCAGTCGCCACGGCTGACCCAGCTTTTTGTCGCGCCCGGCAATGGTGGCACGAGCGAGATCGCCGAAAACGTCGCCATCGACATCACCGACCACCAAGCCGTAATCGACTTCTGCAAGCTGATGGCCATCGACTTCGTGGTGGTCGGCCCTGACGCCCAGGTGGTCGCTGGGCTAGGCGACGATCTGCGGAGGGCGGGTGTCGCCTGCTTTTGCCCCTCAAAGGCCGCCGGGCAGCTTGAAGGCTCCAAAAGCTTCACTAAGGCGCTTTGCGACGAGATGGGCATCCCGACGGCCGCTTATCGCCGCTTTGAGAGCCAAGGTCCGGCGCTCGATTACCTCGCCACCCAGACGGCCCCCATCGTCGTCAAAGCCGATGGCCTTGCGGCGGGCAAAGGCGTGACGGTCGCCGAAACCCTGGAGGACGCGCGCGCTGCGGTCGTGGATTGCTTCAGCGGCACGTTCGGTGCCGCCGGGGCATCGGTGGTGATCGAAGAATTCATGACGGGCGAGGAAGTGAGCCTTTTCGTCCTGTGCGACGGCCAAACTATTTTGCCGCTTACCACCGCGCAGGACCACAAGCGCGCCTTTGACGGCGATACCGGCCCCAATACGGGCGGCATGGGCGCTTACAGCCCCGCCGACATTCTAACACCCGAGCTGGAAGCGCGCGTTCTGCGCGAAATCATCGAGCCCACCGTGCGCGGCCTTGCTGCGCGCGGCACGCCTTACCAAGGGGTGCTCTATGCCGGGCTGATGCTGACCGATGAGGGCCCCAAGCTCGTTGAATATAATGCCCGCTTCGGCGACCCGGAAACGCAGGTGCTGATGCTGCGGCTGCAGTCGGACCTGCTGGAACTGCTTTATGCCACGGCGATTGGCCATCTCGCGGGGCACGAGGTGCGCTGGAGCCCCGAGACAGCCATGACGGTGATCCTCGCCAGCCAGGGCTATCCCGGTTCCTACACGACAGGGTCGGAGATCAAGGGGTTGGACGGGCTTAACCACGACGGTGTTCAAATCTTCCATGCCGGAACGCGGCGCGAGGGCCGGCGTTTACTGGCAGCAGGGGGACGGGTTCTCAACGTTTCGGCGCTTGGGGCTGATATAGCAGAGGCGCAGCGTCGTGTTTACCGATGCGTGGACCAGATTGATTGGCCAGAGGGCTTTTGCCGCCGAGATATTGGCTGGCGGGCCATCGAGCGTAACCGCGCCTAA
- a CDS encoding glutamate--cysteine ligase, protein MAGAEHPSSPIESRADLIEAMARGCKPQSAWRVGTEHEKHVFHTNPLRPVTYDGPQGIRALLEGVQQLTGWEPFFDGDNPIGLRNNEIAGGISLEPGGQFELSGAPQEDLHGTAAELAEHMRVAKAAAAPLDIHFLGLGVTPTWSVAEIPSMPKSRYGIMAPYMEQVGTLGTSMMFRSCTVQANLDFSSEADMVRKLRVALALQPIATALFANSPFVDGRDSGFLSFRSHIWLNTDAARTGMLPFAFEEGFGFEQYADYALDVPMYFVIRDGQYVNVAGESFRAFLKGELPQLPGEKPTIKDWEDHLSTIFPEVRLKQFLEMRGADMGDEKSVTALSAFWVGLLYDDISLEAAYEMIQPWTEGDREHLRREVPRLGLDTPLGRTNVYDFAAQAVGIAEAGLVRRDRRNAAGKDETIHLAPLEETIRLSQSPAERWLAKFNGEWNEDVTPIFREAEM, encoded by the coding sequence ATGGCCGGCGCCGAACACCCCTCGTCTCCCATCGAATCGCGCGCCGACCTGATCGAGGCGATGGCGCGCGGCTGCAAGCCGCAAAGCGCCTGGCGGGTCGGCACGGAGCACGAAAAGCACGTGTTCCACACCAATCCACTGCGGCCCGTCACCTATGATGGCCCGCAGGGGATTCGCGCCTTGCTGGAAGGGGTGCAGCAGCTCACCGGGTGGGAGCCTTTTTTCGATGGGGACAATCCCATCGGCCTGCGTAACAACGAGATCGCGGGCGGCATCTCGCTCGAGCCAGGCGGGCAGTTCGAACTCTCGGGCGCCCCGCAGGAGGACCTGCATGGCACCGCGGCCGAGTTGGCCGAGCATATGCGCGTCGCCAAGGCCGCAGCCGCGCCGCTCGACATCCACTTCCTTGGGCTGGGCGTGACGCCGACCTGGTCGGTCGCCGAGATCCCCTCCATGCCCAAGTCGCGCTATGGCATCATGGCGCCCTATATGGAGCAGGTGGGCACACTCGGCACCTCGATGATGTTCCGCTCCTGCACAGTGCAGGCCAATCTCGATTTTTCGAGCGAAGCAGACATGGTGCGCAAACTGCGAGTGGCCCTCGCCCTCCAACCCATCGCCACCGCCCTCTTTGCCAATTCGCCCTTTGTGGATGGCCGCGATTCGGGTTTCCTGAGCTTCCGCTCCCACATCTGGCTCAACACCGATGCAGCCCGCACCGGCATGCTGCCCTTCGCATTCGAAGAGGGCTTCGGCTTTGAGCAATATGCCGATTATGCACTCGACGTGCCGATGTATTTCGTTATCCGCGACGGGCAATACGTCAATGTCGCGGGCGAAAGCTTCCGTGCCTTCCTCAAGGGCGAGCTTCCCCAACTGCCCGGCGAAAAGCCCACCATCAAGGATTGGGAAGACCATCTCTCGACCATCTTCCCCGAAGTGCGGCTTAAGCAGTTCCTCGAAATGCGCGGCGCCGATATGGGCGACGAGAAGTCGGTCACCGCGCTCTCGGCATTCTGGGTTGGTCTGCTCTACGACGATATCTCCCTCGAAGCCGCCTATGAGATGATCCAGCCCTGGACCGAGGGGGATCGCGAGCACCTGCGCCGCGAAGTGCCGCGCCTGGGCCTCGATACGCCGCTGGGGCGCACCAATGTTTATGATTTTGCTGCGCAGGCGGTGGGCATTGCCGAAGCTGGCCTCGTACGGCGTGATCGCCGCAATGCCGCCGGCAAGGACGAAACCATCCATCTGGCGCCGCTGGAAGAAACCATCCGCCTGTCCCAGTCCCCGGCTGAACGGTGGCTCGCCAAGTTCAACGGCGAGTGGAACGAGGACGTGACGCCGATTTTCCGCGAAGCCGAAATGTAG
- a CDS encoding 16S rRNA (uracil(1498)-N(3))-methyltransferase: MPRSHATLPRLYVEPDLGPGSPIALGKEQSLYLAAVLRKSVGDEVVLFNGRHGAWRCRMVVDAKKAVVLETLEQIAPQTPPSPLWYGFAPLKTERLDYVIQKATEMGAGTIQPVLTQFTQVSRLKHERLVANAVEAAEQCEVLTVPGIEREITLGSLLDGWSEAQGERRLVVADESEASGSPLDRLFELRDTPVGMLIGPEGGFSPEERARLHGSPFVVPISLGSRILRADTAAVAALAVIQASIGDWR; this comes from the coding sequence ATGCCCCGCTCCCACGCTACCCTGCCCCGCCTTTATGTCGAGCCCGATCTTGGGCCCGGCTCACCAATTGCGCTGGGCAAGGAGCAGTCCCTTTATCTAGCCGCGGTGCTGCGCAAGAGCGTGGGGGACGAAGTGGTGTTGTTCAACGGCCGCCACGGCGCTTGGCGTTGCCGGATGGTAGTGGATGCAAAAAAGGCCGTGGTGCTTGAGACCCTCGAGCAGATTGCCCCCCAAACGCCGCCATCGCCGCTCTGGTATGGCTTTGCGCCGCTCAAGACCGAGCGGCTCGATTATGTGATTCAGAAAGCCACCGAGATGGGAGCTGGAACCATCCAGCCGGTGCTGACCCAGTTCACCCAGGTGAGCCGGCTCAAGCATGAACGGCTCGTCGCCAATGCCGTGGAGGCGGCCGAACAATGCGAAGTGTTGACTGTCCCCGGCATTGAGCGCGAGATCACGCTTGGGTCATTGCTGGACGGCTGGAGCGAAGCTCAAGGCGAGCGGCGCTTGGTTGTTGCCGACGAGTCGGAGGCATCGGGCTCACCGCTGGATCGGCTTTTTGAGCTGCGCGACACGCCCGTCGGCATGCTGATCGGCCCGGAAGGCGGCTTTTCGCCCGAGGAGCGCGCTCGTCTGCATGGCTCTCCGTTTGTGGTGCCGATCAGCCTCGGTTCCCGCATTCTCAGGGCTGATACGGCGGCTGTCGCAGCGCTAGCGGTGATTCAGGCTAGCATCGGTGATTGGCGATAA
- the ubiA gene encoding 4-hydroxybenzoate octaprenyltransferase: MASPLDAQIGKGVADAAQGNWVDRFAPAWLKPYARLARWDRPIGFWLLFWPCAWGLGLAAVAEPLRGFDWRAAVLTFVGAVLMRGAGCTFNDFVDRDIDTKVARTRSRPIPSGQVSAKKALVFLVVQGLLGLLILLQFNPFTIVLGVASLVLVAIYPFMKRVTWWPQAFLGLAFSWGALMGWSSQTGGLSVAPLLLYFGCILWTIGYDTIYALQDVEDDALIGVKSTALLFGKRARAIVTGFYVAAFVLWLAAAVLVGAGVLFAVLSLIALGLLFWQVQTLDAGAPGNALLRFKSNHYVGVVLTLALLAEWVW, encoded by the coding sequence ATGGCGAGCCCATTGGACGCTCAGATCGGAAAGGGTGTGGCTGATGCCGCACAGGGCAATTGGGTTGACCGTTTCGCGCCCGCATGGCTCAAACCCTATGCGCGATTGGCGCGCTGGGATCGACCGATCGGCTTTTGGCTCCTGTTCTGGCCCTGTGCCTGGGGCCTGGGACTTGCTGCTGTAGCCGAGCCGCTTCGCGGCTTTGATTGGCGGGCGGCCGTCCTGACGTTTGTTGGCGCCGTGCTGATGCGGGGCGCCGGCTGCACGTTCAACGACTTTGTGGATCGCGACATCGACACCAAAGTCGCACGCACCCGCTCGCGGCCGATCCCTTCCGGGCAGGTTTCGGCAAAAAAAGCGCTGGTATTTCTGGTGGTGCAGGGGCTGCTGGGACTGCTGATTCTGCTGCAGTTTAATCCCTTCACCATTGTTCTCGGTGTGGCCTCGCTGGTGCTGGTCGCCATCTATCCCTTCATGAAGCGCGTGACCTGGTGGCCGCAGGCCTTTCTGGGCCTCGCCTTCTCCTGGGGCGCGCTGATGGGGTGGTCGAGCCAGACGGGCGGGCTGTCGGTGGCGCCGCTGCTGCTTTATTTCGGCTGTATCCTGTGGACCATCGGCTACGACACGATCTACGCCTTGCAGGACGTGGAAGACGATGCCCTGATCGGGGTCAAATCCACCGCTCTGCTGTTTGGAAAGCGCGCCAGAGCCATTGTGACCGGCTTTTATGTCGCGGCCTTCGTCTTGTGGCTGGCGGCGGCGGTGCTGGTGGGCGCCGGGGTGCTGTTTGCCGTGCTTTCGCTGATCGCCTTGGGGCTCTTGTTCTGGCAGGTGCAAACCCTTGATGCGGGGGCCCCCGGCAATGCGCTGCTGCGCTTCAAGAGCAATCATTATGTCGGGGTTGTCTTGACCCTGGCTCTCCTTGCCGAGTGGGTCTGGTAA